From a region of the Microbacterium sp. nov. GSS16 genome:
- a CDS encoding acetyl/propionyl/methylcrotonyl-CoA carboxylase subunit alpha, with protein MPDIAKVLIANRGEIAVRIIRAARDSGISSVAVYADQDRDAMHARLADEAYSLDGETSAATYLQIDKILSVARRAGADAVHPGYGFLAENAEFARAVIGAGMTWIGPSPEAIEALGDKVTARHVAEKVGAPLAPGTPGPVDGADEVIAFAKEHGLPIAIKAAYGGGGRGLKVARELDEVAELFESATREAVAAFGRGECFVEKYLDKPRHVETQCLADAEGNVVVISTRDCSLQRRHQKLVEEAPAPFLTDEQNELLYSASKAILKEVGYVGAGTCEFLIGADGTVSFLEVNTRLQVEHPVSEEVTGIDLVREQFRIAAGGTIDYDDPAPQGHSIEFRINGEDPGRGFLPQPGPINVFKTFGGPGIRLDSGVTAGDTVSGAFDSLLAKIIVTGRDRAEALERSRRALDEFEVAGMPTVLPFHRKVVRDPAFVAADGEFGVYTRWIETEFDNDIPAWDGELDEPTPAPGRHTVVVEVAGKRLEVSLPDRVVAPVAGTAGRPAAVPPSRRSHTATANAGASGDAVKSPMQATVVKLAVEEGQQVVKGDLVVVLEAMKMEQPLQAHKDGVVGSIDATPGTTVSAGHQLLTIS; from the coding sequence ATGCCTGATATCGCCAAGGTGCTCATCGCGAACCGCGGCGAGATCGCCGTACGCATCATCCGCGCCGCCCGTGACTCCGGAATCTCCTCCGTCGCCGTGTACGCCGACCAGGACCGCGACGCCATGCACGCGCGTCTCGCCGACGAGGCCTACAGCCTCGACGGGGAGACCAGCGCCGCGACCTACCTGCAGATCGACAAGATCCTGTCCGTGGCGCGCCGCGCCGGCGCCGACGCCGTGCACCCGGGTTACGGATTCCTCGCAGAGAATGCCGAGTTCGCACGCGCCGTCATCGGCGCGGGCATGACCTGGATCGGCCCCTCCCCCGAGGCCATCGAGGCGCTCGGCGACAAGGTGACCGCCCGTCACGTCGCCGAGAAGGTCGGCGCCCCGCTCGCGCCCGGCACGCCGGGCCCGGTCGACGGCGCCGACGAGGTCATCGCCTTCGCGAAGGAGCACGGACTGCCGATCGCCATCAAGGCGGCGTACGGCGGCGGTGGACGCGGACTCAAGGTCGCACGCGAGCTCGACGAGGTCGCCGAGCTGTTCGAGTCCGCCACCCGCGAGGCCGTCGCGGCCTTCGGGCGCGGCGAGTGCTTCGTCGAGAAGTACCTCGACAAACCCCGTCACGTCGAGACGCAGTGTCTGGCGGATGCCGAGGGCAACGTCGTCGTCATCTCCACGCGCGACTGCTCGCTGCAGCGCCGGCACCAGAAGCTGGTCGAGGAGGCGCCCGCACCGTTCCTCACCGACGAGCAGAACGAGCTGCTGTACTCGGCGTCGAAGGCCATCCTCAAGGAGGTCGGCTACGTCGGCGCCGGCACCTGCGAGTTCCTCATCGGCGCCGACGGCACCGTGTCGTTCCTCGAGGTCAACACGCGCCTTCAGGTCGAGCATCCGGTGTCCGAGGAGGTCACCGGCATCGACCTCGTGCGCGAGCAGTTCCGCATCGCCGCGGGCGGCACCATCGACTACGACGACCCCGCGCCGCAGGGCCACTCGATCGAGTTCCGCATCAACGGCGAGGATCCCGGCCGCGGATTCCTCCCCCAGCCCGGGCCGATCAACGTCTTCAAGACCTTCGGCGGCCCCGGCATCCGCCTCGACTCCGGCGTCACCGCCGGTGACACCGTTTCGGGGGCCTTCGACTCGCTGCTGGCGAAGATCATCGTCACCGGTCGCGACCGCGCCGAGGCGCTCGAGCGCTCGCGCAGGGCGCTCGACGAGTTCGAGGTGGCCGGCATGCCGACCGTGCTCCCGTTCCACCGCAAGGTCGTGCGAGACCCGGCATTCGTCGCCGCCGACGGCGAGTTCGGCGTGTACACGCGCTGGATCGAGACCGAGTTCGACAACGACATCCCCGCGTGGGACGGCGAGCTCGATGAGCCGACCCCGGCGCCCGGCCGGCACACGGTCGTCGTCGAGGTCGCCGGCAAGCGCCTCGAGGTGAGCCTGCCCGACCGCGTGGTCGCACCCGTCGCCGGCACGGCGGGGCGCCCTGCGGCGGTCCCGCCGTCGCGCCGCAGCCACACCGCCACCGCGAACGCCGGCGCGTCGGGCGACGCCGTCAAGTCGCCCATGCAGGCCACCGTCGTCAAGCTGGCAGTCGAAGAGGGCCAGCAGGTCGTCAAGGGCGACCTGGTGGTCGTGCTCGAGGCGATGAAGATGGAGCAGCCGCTGCAGGCGCACAAGGACGGCGTGGTCGGCAGCATCGACGCCACTCCCGGAACCACGGTGTCGGCCGGTCATCAGCTGCTCACCATCAGCTGA
- a CDS encoding class I SAM-dependent RNA methyltransferase translates to MTSSARTLDLDITGIAHGGTFIARHEGRVVFVPDAIPGERVRAEVTEAGDGKRFWRAETREVLDASPHRREHVWTEADISRAPADRVGGADLGHIDLGHQRVLKRRVLQEALDKFAGGGIDAPAVEPVDQGDGTGWRTRVSLHVDADGRVGPYAARSHRVIDVATLPLARPAVEAAAFGLRSQKPGRVDLVEAGDGRVRVLPRPEGARRGRSEVVFEQVGGRRFQLDAGGFWQVHPRAAETLHDAVGQALAGLVDPDATHFDLYGGVGLFAATLAGQGASDIVTVESDSRATEHAAANLADVDVHAVTARVDRFLTGIPDGTRAGAVVLDPPRAGAGRGVVEVISALHPEAVVYVACDPVALARDLGTFRELGWDTSSLRAFDLFPHSHHFEAVALLTR, encoded by the coding sequence ATGACCTCTTCTGCCCGCACGCTCGACCTCGACATCACCGGCATCGCGCACGGCGGCACCTTCATCGCCCGCCACGAGGGGCGTGTCGTGTTCGTGCCCGACGCGATCCCCGGGGAGCGCGTGCGCGCCGAGGTGACGGAGGCAGGCGACGGCAAGCGGTTCTGGCGCGCCGAGACCCGAGAGGTGCTCGACGCGTCGCCGCATCGACGCGAGCATGTCTGGACCGAGGCCGACATCTCCCGCGCGCCGGCGGACCGGGTGGGCGGCGCCGACCTCGGGCACATCGACCTGGGCCATCAGCGCGTGCTGAAGCGGCGGGTGCTGCAGGAGGCCCTCGACAAGTTCGCGGGCGGCGGGATCGACGCGCCCGCCGTGGAGCCCGTCGATCAGGGCGACGGCACGGGATGGCGCACCCGGGTCTCGCTGCACGTCGACGCAGACGGCCGGGTCGGTCCGTACGCGGCGCGCAGTCACCGGGTGATCGATGTCGCCACCCTGCCCCTGGCGCGACCCGCCGTCGAAGCGGCGGCCTTCGGCCTGCGCTCCCAGAAGCCGGGCCGGGTCGATCTGGTGGAGGCCGGCGACGGACGCGTGCGCGTGCTGCCGCGACCGGAGGGCGCACGTCGCGGACGGTCCGAGGTGGTGTTCGAGCAGGTGGGCGGCCGTCGCTTCCAGCTGGATGCCGGCGGGTTCTGGCAGGTGCACCCGCGCGCCGCCGAGACGCTGCACGACGCGGTCGGTCAGGCGCTGGCCGGGCTGGTCGACCCGGATGCCACGCACTTCGACCTCTACGGAGGCGTCGGGCTGTTCGCCGCGACCCTCGCCGGGCAGGGCGCGAGCGACATCGTCACGGTCGAGTCCGACAGCCGCGCGACCGAGCATGCGGCCGCGAACCTCGCCGACGTCGACGTGCACGCGGTCACCGCCCGCGTCGACCGCTTCCTGACCGGCATCCCGGACGGCACCCGGGCGGGGGCCGTCGTGCTCGACCCGCCGCGCGCGGGAGCGGGGCGTGGTGTCGTCGAGGTGATCAGCGCACTCCACCCCGAGGCCGTGGTGTACGTCGCCTGCGACCCTGTCGCGCTCGCCCGCGATCTCGGCACGTTCCGAGAGCTGGGGTGGGACACGTCGTCGCTGCGCGCCTTCGACCTGTTCCCGCATTCGCACCACTTCGAGGCGGTCGCGCTGCTCACCCGGTGA
- a CDS encoding response regulator transcription factor translates to MSTVALIDDHESVRLGLEAACLREGDQRVVFSGGTVKDYLTWRSTSAEPPVDVVVLDLTLGDGTTVTENVATLVADGASVVIHSVADRPASVREALAAGAAGVVSKSSALGDVLDAIRTVARGEALNNVEWASAVDGDREFADAQLSTREREVLRLYAAGLPLKAVAERLGVAYSTAKENITRIRVKYVEVGRPAPTKVDLLRRAMEDGIVESDGAPE, encoded by the coding sequence ATGAGCACCGTCGCCCTCATCGACGACCACGAGTCCGTTCGCCTCGGCCTGGAGGCGGCGTGCCTGCGCGAGGGCGACCAGCGCGTCGTGTTCTCCGGCGGGACGGTCAAGGACTACCTGACATGGCGGTCGACGTCCGCCGAGCCGCCCGTCGACGTGGTCGTGCTGGACCTCACCCTCGGCGACGGCACGACCGTGACCGAGAACGTCGCGACCCTGGTCGCCGACGGGGCCAGCGTGGTCATCCACAGCGTCGCCGATCGGCCCGCCTCGGTCCGCGAGGCGCTCGCGGCAGGAGCCGCAGGAGTGGTCAGCAAGTCGTCGGCGCTCGGCGACGTGCTCGACGCCATCCGCACGGTCGCGCGCGGCGAGGCGCTGAACAACGTCGAATGGGCCAGCGCCGTCGATGGCGACCGTGAGTTCGCCGACGCGCAGCTGTCGACCCGCGAGCGCGAGGTGCTGCGGCTGTACGCCGCCGGGCTGCCGCTGAAGGCCGTCGCCGAGCGCCTCGGGGTGGCGTACTCGACGGCGAAGGAGAACATCACTCGCATCCGGGTGAAGTACGTCGAGGTCGGCCGCCCCGCTCCGACGAAGGTCGATCTGCTGCGCCGCGCCATGGAGGACGGGATCGTCGAATCGGACGGTGCACCCGAGTGA
- a CDS encoding Maf family protein, which translates to MRVCLASTSPARLMLLRQAGIEPLIVAPAVDEDAVAAAATAQRGAPLAPDELVLLLARAKAADVAHRIHSEHPRFDGIVIGGDSMFAIGGQVHGKPYTPEAARERWQQMRGATGILHSGHSVFRVGPDLEPVEATAVAEAAVTFAADVTDAELEAYIDSGEPLHVAGAFTVDSLGGPFITRVEGDPSTVVGMSLSTLRRLAAELGVVWTDLWSQS; encoded by the coding sequence ATGCGCGTGTGCCTGGCATCCACCTCCCCCGCCCGTCTGATGCTGCTGCGGCAGGCGGGCATCGAGCCGCTCATCGTCGCGCCCGCGGTCGACGAGGACGCCGTAGCCGCCGCCGCGACCGCGCAGCGCGGCGCCCCGCTCGCGCCGGACGAGCTGGTGCTCCTGCTCGCCCGCGCGAAGGCCGCTGATGTCGCGCATCGCATCCACAGCGAGCATCCGCGCTTCGACGGGATCGTGATCGGCGGCGACTCGATGTTCGCCATCGGCGGGCAGGTGCACGGCAAGCCGTACACGCCGGAGGCGGCGCGCGAGCGCTGGCAGCAGATGCGCGGCGCCACCGGCATCCTGCACTCCGGGCACTCCGTCTTCCGCGTCGGACCCGACCTCGAGCCGGTCGAGGCGACGGCGGTCGCCGAGGCCGCTGTCACGTTCGCCGCGGATGTGACGGATGCCGAGCTCGAGGCGTACATCGACAGCGGCGAGCCGCTGCACGTCGCCGGCGCGTTCACGGTCGACAGTCTCGGCGGGCCGTTCATCACCCGGGTCGAGGGCGATCCCTCGACAGTGGTGGGGATGTCGCTGTCGACGTTGCGCAGGCTCGCGGCGGAACTCGGCGTCGTCTGGACCGATTTGTGGTCGCAGTCCTAA